The proteins below come from a single Pseudomonadota bacterium genomic window:
- a CDS encoding alanine--glyoxylate aminotransferase family protein: MQKRYLLAPGPTAIPPEVLLKMAEPIIHHRNPLFEEVVQEVRDNLKYLFGTKNEVLMFASSGTGAMEGAVTNMLSPGDKAICVRSGKFGERWANICKAYGVESINIDIPWGDDLDPAEIEKALTNNPGAKAVYMQATETSTGAKFPVKEVAAIVKNYPGTLMVVDGITGVGVFELPMDAWGIDILVSGSQKALMLPPGLAFAGVSDKAWEFNKTSKIPKFYFNWTKELTNLQKNQTNFTPAISLIIGLRESLRMIKSEGLENVYKRIEVLAQATREGAGALGLKTFAKSPSPAVTAIYAPEGVDGQAIYKTLWKKYGVTGAGGQDQLKGKVFRIATLGYADKYDVITAISALEFTLKDLGYKFQMGAGISAAINVLKDL; the protein is encoded by the coding sequence ATGCAAAAAAGGTATTTACTCGCACCCGGTCCCACCGCAATACCACCGGAAGTACTTTTAAAAATGGCTGAGCCGATCATCCATCACAGAAACCCCCTCTTCGAAGAAGTTGTACAGGAGGTAAGGGACAACCTCAAATACCTGTTCGGAACAAAGAACGAGGTCTTAATGTTTGCATCCTCCGGCACCGGCGCCATGGAAGGCGCTGTTACTAATATGCTCTCTCCCGGAGACAAGGCGATCTGTGTAAGAAGCGGAAAATTCGGTGAGAGATGGGCAAATATATGCAAGGCATATGGTGTTGAATCTATAAATATCGATATTCCATGGGGAGACGATCTTGACCCGGCAGAGATCGAAAAGGCCCTTACGAATAATCCCGGTGCAAAGGCAGTGTATATGCAGGCCACAGAGACTTCAACCGGCGCTAAATTCCCCGTAAAAGAAGTTGCAGCAATTGTAAAAAACTATCCCGGCACACTCATGGTGGTTGATGGTATTACCGGCGTAGGAGTCTTTGAATTACCTATGGATGCCTGGGGTATCGATATTCTGGTGAGCGGCTCTCAGAAAGCCCTCATGCTCCCTCCCGGTCTTGCCTTTGCAGGAGTAAGCGATAAGGCATGGGAATTCAATAAAACATCGAAGATACCAAAGTTCTATTTTAACTGGACAAAAGAATTGACCAACCTGCAGAAAAACCAGACAAATTTCACCCCGGCTATCTCTCTCATCATAGGCCTCAGGGAATCTCTGCGGATGATAAAATCAGAAGGCCTCGAAAACGTATACAAGAGGATTGAAGTTCTCGCACAGGCTACCCGTGAGGGTGCAGGTGCATTAGGCCTTAAAACCTTTGCAAAATCTCCAAGTCCTGCCGTAACGGCTATTTATGCACCGGAAGGGGTTGACGGGCAGGCCATTTATAAGACTTTGTGGAAAAAATATGGCGTTACCGGTGCAGGTGGACAGGATCAATTGAAAGGCAAGGTCTTCAGGATCGCCACCCTTGGATACGCAGACAAGTACGATGTCATCACAGCCATTTCCGCACTGGAATTTACATTAAAAGACCTTGGCTATAAATTCCAGATGGGTGCAGGTATATCTGCAGCCATCAATGTATTAAAGGACTTATAA
- a CDS encoding tetratricopeptide repeat protein: MTRNVKRIAISLTVLSTLILVSCSAKYAAYSNEMLTGKQFLQEKEYEKAKEYFTQASNVQQDSASLALLGVTYYKMGDLANAERTIREAERIDKNSAYYMRILGYKSLILLKQGKPEGFNALRQYVDYVKQLGLPLETHEIEKMIENNVVDLAILDPKIEEQATWYEDENERWKSGEPGYFQQKYGIPL, from the coding sequence ATGACTCGAAATGTAAAACGTATAGCAATAAGTTTAACAGTTTTAAGCACTTTGATTCTTGTATCCTGCAGTGCAAAGTATGCTGCCTATTCTAATGAAATGCTTACAGGAAAGCAATTTTTACAGGAAAAAGAATATGAAAAAGCAAAGGAATATTTTACACAGGCATCGAATGTTCAGCAGGATTCAGCCTCATTAGCATTACTTGGAGTAACCTATTACAAAATGGGTGATCTTGCTAATGCCGAACGCACCATCAGAGAAGCAGAGAGGATTGACAAAAATAGCGCTTATTACATGAGGATTCTTGGTTACAAATCACTTATCCTGCTTAAGCAAGGCAAGCCTGAAGGCTTTAACGCCCTAAGGCAGTATGTAGACTATGTAAAACAGCTTGGCCTCCCCTTGGAAACGCATGAGATTGAGAAAATGATTGAAAACAATGTTGTTGATCTTGCCATACTCGATCCAAAAATAGAAGAGCAGGCAACATGGTACGAAGATGAAAATGAAAGATGGAAAAGCGGTGAACCAGGTTACTTTCAACAAAAATATGGCATCCCCCTTTAG
- a CDS encoding class I SAM-dependent methyltransferase — MNEQHSKWQTKELAQTFLGGVRGAIPAANFQLEVLSKIVSMWRPLPSKILDLGCGDGALGRMLLEAHPTVRMIFADFSEPMLEALRKQIGSSQRATIIKVDFATPAWAKGFEVEKPFDVIVSGFAIHHQPDDRKRELYAEIYGLLSNGGVFLNLEHVSSATPAGSTLFDSFFVDHLLHFHSNASPSKARQEIEEAYYQRPDKKENILALVETQCQWLRDIGFQDVDCFFKVFELALFGGRKASKKPMRPIADKSGSG, encoded by the coding sequence ATGAATGAGCAGCACAGCAAATGGCAAACCAAGGAGCTTGCACAGACCTTTTTAGGGGGAGTTCGAGGGGCTATCCCAGCAGCAAACTTCCAGTTGGAAGTGCTCAGCAAGATTGTAAGTATGTGGCGCCCTCTGCCATCCAAGATTTTGGACCTGGGGTGTGGAGATGGGGCTCTCGGTCGTATGCTGCTCGAAGCGCACCCCACAGTGCGTATGATCTTTGCTGACTTCTCGGAGCCTATGCTGGAAGCGTTACGGAAACAGATCGGCAGCAGTCAACGGGCTACGATCATCAAAGTAGATTTCGCAACACCGGCTTGGGCAAAAGGCTTTGAGGTCGAAAAGCCTTTTGATGTCATCGTGTCAGGGTTTGCCATCCACCATCAACCGGATGATCGAAAGAGAGAGCTCTATGCCGAGATTTATGGCCTTCTGAGCAACGGTGGTGTTTTCTTGAACCTCGAACACGTCAGTTCAGCAACCCCTGCGGGGAGTACGCTTTTTGACAGCTTCTTCGTCGACCACCTTCTACATTTCCACAGCAATGCCAGCCCAAGTAAAGCAAGGCAGGAGATCGAAGAAGCCTACTATCAGCGGCCCGACAAAAAAGAGAATATTCTTGCCCTCGTTGAAACACAGTGCCAATGGCTTCGCGACATAGGCTTTCAAGACGTGGATTGTTTCTTCAAGGTTTTTGAGTTGGCTCTGTTTGGTGGAAGAAAGGCATCTAAGAAGCCAATGCGGCCAATCGCCGATAAATCCGGCTCTGGCTAA
- a CDS encoding DUF433 domain-containing protein produces the protein MQINWREHVVSTPDVLRGKPRIKGTRIPVSLVLGYLASGETAESVVGQFSDLNEIQIAACLDYARDLSEYEVAV, from the coding sequence ATGCAAATAAACTGGAGAGAACATGTAGTAAGTACTCCTGATGTACTTCGAGGCAAACCAAGGATCAAGGGTACAAGAATCCCTGTAAGCCTTGTACTTGGCTATTTGGCTTCCGGTGAGACTGCTGAAAGCGTTGTAGGCCAGTTTTCAGACCTTAACGAGATACAGATTGCAGCCTGCCTTGATTACGCCCGTGACCTCTCTGAATATGAGGTGGCGGTGTAA
- a CDS encoding ParB/RepB/Spo0J family partition protein, whose amino-acid sequence MAEQEKNGSPEFMYLPLEDIIVEEQIRSGIDTESESFKALMESIKERGVLEPVLVTPKDGKYLLLCGERRYRAAQKLGLPTIPVRVVNTITQKDEILAFQLTENLQREDLNPMDQAKGILAYIQAKLPDKGYDVAGVVNELMNVMRRPDSVSEEIAATVAAILKISGKSIKTLFNGLSLLKLPDEIQTEIRSGNLPVSQGYLFAANLECPDRDKIFEAIMKTPATNPVLNNLLTAYKKVKPEPGVTRLPSITKHVAVLRSVESFIEMGAKKYTKPDLVTLLDELRVFCALVELRIPIAPEPAPEKKKPPQV is encoded by the coding sequence ATGGCTGAACAGGAAAAGAATGGTAGTCCGGAGTTTATGTACCTGCCTCTGGAAGACATTATAGTGGAAGAACAGATTCGCTCTGGGATCGATACAGAGAGTGAGTCTTTTAAGGCCCTTATGGAATCTATTAAAGAACGGGGCGTCTTAGAGCCTGTCCTTGTAACACCGAAAGACGGTAAATACCTGCTCCTCTGCGGGGAGAGACGTTATCGGGCTGCCCAGAAGCTTGGACTCCCAACAATACCGGTCAGGGTAGTCAATACGATCACTCAGAAGGATGAAATACTTGCCTTCCAGTTGACGGAAAACCTTCAGAGAGAGGATTTGAATCCCATGGATCAGGCCAAAGGGATATTGGCATATATTCAGGCAAAACTCCCTGATAAGGGGTATGATGTGGCCGGGGTTGTGAATGAGCTGATGAATGTCATGAGGAGACCTGACTCGGTATCGGAGGAAATTGCAGCAACGGTTGCTGCAATTCTTAAAATCTCCGGAAAGTCAATAAAGACGCTGTTTAACGGGCTTTCGCTTTTAAAGCTTCCCGATGAGATTCAGACCGAAATCCGATCAGGAAACCTCCCCGTTTCTCAGGGATATCTCTTTGCTGCCAATCTCGAATGCCCTGATCGTGACAAGATATTTGAGGCCATTATGAAGACGCCGGCGACTAACCCCGTCCTGAATAATTTGCTTACAGCATACAAGAAGGTCAAACCGGAACCTGGTGTCACAAGGCTCCCATCCATAACGAAGCATGTTGCCGTCTTACGATCAGTAGAGTCATTTATTGAGATGGGCGCCAAAAAATACACAAAACCTGACCTTGTGACGCTTCTTGATGAGCTGCGAGTTTTCTGTGCTTTAGTGGAGCTGCGGATACCGATTGCCCCGGAACCTGCGCCGGAGAAGAAAAAGCCACCACAGGTATAA
- a CDS encoding PAS domain-containing protein — protein MNIEIYQAILDSIKHPIVFVDNDHIVRYLNRAAKVRYYEKRGYSELIGKSIFDCHNPASVNQIRQIHKRLQEGEDEIFLKINKDQEKVIVVGVRDCDGRLLGYYERFENKNA, from the coding sequence ATGAATATAGAAATCTACCAAGCGATTCTTGACAGCATCAAACATCCTATCGTATTCGTCGATAACGACCACATCGTCCGGTATCTGAATCGAGCAGCCAAGGTCCGCTACTATGAAAAGCGTGGTTATTCAGAGTTGATAGGGAAATCGATATTCGATTGCCACAATCCGGCATCAGTAAATCAAATTCGGCAGATTCACAAACGACTCCAGGAGGGCGAAGATGAGATTTTCCTGAAGATCAACAAGGATCAGGAAAAGGTGATTGTTGTCGGTGTGCGCGACTGTGATGGCAGATTGCTTGGATACTATGAGCGATTTGAGAATAAGAATGCATAA